A portion of the Juglans microcarpa x Juglans regia isolate MS1-56 chromosome 1D, Jm3101_v1.0, whole genome shotgun sequence genome contains these proteins:
- the LOC121235383 gene encoding protein farnesyltransferase/geranylgeranyltransferase type-1 subunit alpha, translated as MESDEVKPPRVPLSQRPEWSDVTPVPQDDGPSPVVPIAYKEEFVETMDYFRAVYLADERSARALRLTAEVINLNAGNYTVWHFRRSILDALDADLNDELDFIENIARSNSKNYQIWHHRRWVAEKLGTDSARKELAFTKKIFSIDAKHYHAWSHRQWVLLALGGWEDELGYCQQLLEEDVFNNSAWNQRFFVITKSPLLGGLEAMRESEVSYTVEAILTYPENESPWRYLRGLYKGDTQSWVNDPQVSSVCLKVLNATNNCMFALSTLLDLLCHGLLPSQEFNDAVDALKPSGPDQPDSDLGKKVCSILEHIDPIRANYWKWRKSKLPSAT; from the exons ATGGAGTCCGACGAGGTCAAGCCACCGAGGGTCCCACTGAGCCAAAGGCCCGAGTGGTCGGACGTCACTCCGGTTCCCCAGGACGACGGTCCGAGCCCGGTCGTCCCCATCGCCTACAAAGAAGAATTCGTCGAGACCATGGACTACTTCCGGGCCGTATACCTCGCCGACGAGCGTTCAGCCCGTGCTCTGCGCCTCACTGCCGAAGTCATCAACTTGAACGCCGGCAATTACACT GTATGGCATTTCAGGCGTTCAATACTCGATGCTCTCGATGCTGACCTGAATGATGAACTGGACTTCATTGAGAATATTGCTAGGAGTAATTCTAAGAACTATCAGATATG GCATCATAGGCGGTGGGTTGCTGAGAAATTGGGAACTGATTCTGCAAGGAAGGAACTTGCGTTCACCAAGAAGATATTTTCCATTGATGCTAAACATTATCATGCCTGGTCCCATAGACAG TGGGTTCTGCTGGCTCTAGGAGGATGGGAAGATGAACTTGGCTACTGTCAGCAGCTCCTTGAAGAAGACGTTTTTAACAACTCTGCTTGGAATCAG AGATTCTTTGTCATAACAAAGTCTCCCCTCCTGGGAGGCCTAGAGGCTATGAGAGAGTCTGAAGTGAGTTACACTGTTGAAGCCATACTAACCTACCCTGAGAATGAGAGCCCATGGAGATACCTTCGAGGGCTTTACAAAGGTGACACCCAATCTTGGGTGAACGATCCTCAAGTTTCGTCAGTGTGTTTGAAGGTTTTGAATGCCACAAACAACTGTATGTTTGCTCTGAGCACACTTTTGGATCTTCTCTGCCATGGTCTCCTGCCAAGTCAAGAGTTCAATGATGCTGTGGATGCTCTGAAGCCATCAGGCCCAGATCAACCAGATTCTGACTTGGGAAAAAAAGTTTGTTCTATCTTGGAACATATAGACCCGATCAGAGCCAACTATTGGAAGTGGCGTAAGAGCAAGCTTCCCAGTGCAACTTAA